One genomic region from Chthonomonas calidirosea T49 encodes:
- a CDS encoding GNAT family N-acetyltransferase: protein MRQIRNHLGQPIGEEVPQWKPRPRPERVYLEGNYARLEPLQASKHADALYRANSLDAQQALWTYLPYGPFPNQESYFGWVKEMSERQDPLFFAVVDREISRAVGVAAYLRIEPEHGCLEVGHICYSPLLQDRPAGTEAMYLLMRYVFEELAYRRYEWKCDALNEPSRRAAQRLGFSFEGVFRQACVVKGRNRDTAWYAMIDKDWPALKTAYERWLSPDNFDANGVQKERLSLLTAPLLRRDIQELSEELSCSRLSAAKHRAARNRTK from the coding sequence GTGAGACAAATTCGGAACCATTTGGGTCAGCCAATAGGTGAGGAAGTACCGCAATGGAAGCCACGGCCACGACCGGAACGGGTCTATTTGGAGGGCAACTACGCCCGCCTAGAGCCTCTGCAGGCCTCGAAACATGCCGACGCACTCTACAGAGCCAACTCGCTTGACGCTCAGCAGGCGTTATGGACCTATCTGCCTTACGGTCCCTTTCCAAATCAAGAAAGCTACTTCGGTTGGGTAAAGGAGATGAGTGAGAGGCAAGACCCCCTCTTCTTTGCCGTTGTAGATCGGGAGATCAGCCGAGCGGTTGGGGTGGCGGCCTACCTGCGAATCGAGCCTGAACATGGGTGCCTTGAGGTTGGACATATCTGTTATTCTCCCTTGTTACAAGACAGGCCGGCGGGAACGGAGGCGATGTATCTCCTGATGCGCTACGTTTTTGAGGAGCTAGCCTATCGGCGGTATGAGTGGAAATGCGATGCTCTTAATGAACCCTCACGCCGAGCGGCGCAACGCCTCGGATTCTCTTTTGAAGGAGTGTTTCGGCAAGCCTGCGTGGTGAAGGGGCGCAATAGAGATACGGCTTGGTACGCGATGATAGATAAGGACTGGCCGGCGCTGAAAACGGCGTATGAACGCTGGCTAAGCCCAGACAACTTCGACGCCAATGGAGTTCAGAAGGAGCGGCTTTCTCTGTTAACGGCACCTCTGTTGCGGCGGGATATACAAGAGCTCTCTGAAGAGTTATCGTGCAGCAGACTTAGTGCAGCAAAACATCGAGCAGCACGAAACCGAACAAAGTGA
- a CDS encoding UbiA-like polyprenyltransferase, with product MTALFHRAKLYLELVKFEHTIFALPFALIGMLLAAHQTRSGLSAHTILWILVAMVGARSAAMAFNRLVDADFDAQNPRTANRHLPRGLLSHAQVVVFLLLTISLFVLAAAQLNRLCLLLSPVALLFTLGYSYTKRFTSLCHFFLGMATGIAPIGAWLAVTGSFAWPPILLWLTVMLWIGGFDIIYALQDYEFDLQAPLHSLPKRIGKAGALTVSRLMHATMLLLLLVVGRLCGLHLLYFLGLIVVAALIFYEQSLVKPDDIRRVNLAFFTLNGWVSVTLFGFVLLDVLLH from the coding sequence ATGACCGCCCTTTTCCACCGTGCCAAGCTCTATCTTGAACTTGTTAAGTTCGAACATACCATCTTCGCACTGCCGTTCGCGCTTATCGGCATGCTGTTGGCCGCTCACCAAACCCGCTCAGGTCTATCGGCCCATACCATCCTATGGATTTTGGTGGCCATGGTAGGAGCCCGCAGCGCCGCCATGGCCTTCAACCGGCTTGTAGATGCCGACTTCGATGCTCAAAACCCTCGCACGGCCAATCGGCATCTACCGCGAGGGCTGCTTTCGCACGCCCAAGTCGTCGTCTTTCTTCTGCTCACCATAAGCCTTTTCGTACTAGCAGCCGCACAGCTTAATCGCCTTTGCCTCCTGCTCTCTCCCGTCGCCCTCCTCTTCACGTTAGGATACTCCTATACCAAACGCTTCACCTCCCTCTGCCACTTTTTTCTGGGCATGGCCACCGGCATCGCACCTATCGGCGCATGGCTCGCTGTAACCGGCTCCTTTGCCTGGCCCCCTATCCTCCTATGGCTCACGGTGATGCTCTGGATCGGCGGCTTTGATATTATCTACGCCCTCCAAGACTACGAGTTTGACCTTCAAGCCCCGCTTCACTCCCTACCAAAACGCATCGGCAAAGCCGGCGCCCTCACGGTTTCTCGCCTTATGCACGCCACCATGCTGCTGCTCTTGCTTGTGGTAGGCCGTCTTTGTGGCCTCCACCTCCTCTACTTCTTAGGGCTGATCGTTGTGGCTGCTCTTATTTTCTACGAACAGAGCTTGGTAAAACCAGACGACATTCGTCGTGTGAATTTGGCCTTCTTTACTCTCAACGGTTGGGTAAGCGTCACTTTGTTCGGTTTCGTGCTGCTCGATGTTTTGCTGCACTAA
- a CDS encoding UbiX family flavin prenyltransferase, producing MNPTFSTKKLVVGITGASGAIYAYRFLCEAIRHYERIYVILSEQARQIMAVEMDLHFSNAQEFAALFPKASAKVLQLLSPKEYFSPPASGSFRHDGMVIVPCSMGTAARIAHGISDDLLTRAADVCLKERRKLVLVPRETPWSLVHLRTFTQLAEAGAVVLPAAPGFYHHPKTVEELADFVVARILQQLGIDQDIVPQWQLVEE from the coding sequence GTGAACCCAACGTTCTCTACCAAAAAGCTTGTCGTGGGAATTACCGGGGCGAGTGGCGCCATTTATGCCTATCGCTTTCTCTGTGAGGCCATCCGACATTATGAGAGGATCTACGTTATTCTATCGGAACAGGCCCGTCAGATCATGGCTGTGGAGATGGATCTTCATTTCTCGAATGCGCAAGAGTTTGCAGCCCTCTTTCCAAAGGCTTCCGCCAAGGTGCTGCAGCTGCTTTCCCCTAAAGAGTACTTTAGCCCACCGGCCAGCGGCTCTTTTCGCCACGACGGCATGGTCATCGTGCCCTGCTCCATGGGAACCGCGGCACGCATCGCCCACGGCATTAGCGACGATCTGCTGACGCGCGCCGCCGATGTGTGCCTGAAAGAGCGGCGAAAGCTCGTTCTTGTGCCGCGTGAAACGCCTTGGTCACTCGTTCATCTACGCACCTTTACCCAGTTAGCCGAGGCCGGCGCGGTGGTTTTGCCAGCAGCCCCCGGCTTCTACCACCATCCGAAAACCGTGGAGGAGCTTGCCGACTTCGTGGTGGCGCGCATCCTCCAGCAACTCGGAATCGATCAAGATATCGTGCCGCAATGGCAGCTTGTGGAGGAGTAG
- a CDS encoding NUDIX hydrolase, with translation MEERRTLFEIETKWGAQPVRLTAFQCCQLPMDAPVTSVHFVAFHGGRVLVVCDRRGVFGFPGGRLEPDETLDQAMLREAYEEACAHLNPDFELFAGIRIECTEKLPGRSYPYPYTYVALYTGTVRALDPIRRDPAGIVASRSLFTCEDCERRLVLHDRILLCEAIRTIAHRKGGQRIVRAFLGCDPQRAREAYQRLRGGAVK, from the coding sequence ATGGAGGAGAGAAGAACCCTTTTTGAAATTGAGACAAAGTGGGGAGCACAGCCTGTGCGCCTCACCGCTTTTCAATGCTGCCAACTGCCGATGGATGCCCCTGTTACCTCGGTACACTTTGTGGCGTTTCACGGTGGCCGTGTGCTCGTAGTCTGTGATCGCCGCGGCGTCTTCGGATTTCCTGGAGGTCGGCTTGAACCCGACGAGACGCTGGATCAGGCCATGCTACGGGAAGCTTATGAGGAGGCTTGTGCCCATTTGAACCCAGACTTCGAGCTATTTGCCGGCATCCGCATCGAGTGCACAGAAAAACTACCGGGGCGGAGCTACCCCTATCCCTATACCTACGTAGCCCTTTACACAGGAACCGTACGTGCTCTTGACCCTATACGCCGAGATCCAGCGGGCATTGTGGCCTCACGCTCACTTTTTACCTGTGAGGACTGCGAACGCCGCCTCGTGTTGCACGACCGCATCCTCCTTTGTGAGGCCATCCGCACCATCGCGCACCGTAAAGGGGGACAACGCATCGTACGCGCCTTTCTTGGATGCGACCCTCAACGCGCTCGTGAAGCCTATCAGCGTCTACGGGGTGGCGCCGTCAAGTGA
- a CDS encoding menaquinone biosynthesis decarboxylase: protein MAYTDFQDFLAYLEKMGELKRIKEPLDPYLQITEVADRVMRQPGGGPALLIENPVGSDIPVAINVFGSRKRMSLALGAADLEDIACEIEALLKTEVPSGKLQAMRELAPKLGVLAKIPPRHAKGPGRCQEVVTTGDQVDLFRLPILHCWPQDGGRTITLPLVFTHDPQTGRRNVGMYRVQVYDRCTTGMHWQMHKVGAEHERAAALQKRPIQAAVVLGGDPALTYAATAPLPPGLDELLFAGFLRKKPVTLVPAKTVALEVPEDAEIVIEGWIDPQERRMEGPFGDHTGYYSLADLYPVFHVTAITHRRNPVYPCTVVGRPPKEDAWLGKATERLFLPLLRLNLPEIVDINLPVEGVFHNIAFVSIRKRYPGHAFKVMHALWGLGQAMFTKMIFVFDADVNVQDISECLWRIGNNIDPERDMCLVRGPVDVLDHASRALGFGSKIGFDCTRKGPQEGFHREWPDVIEMSQEIKAQIDALWPKLGL, encoded by the coding sequence GTGGCCTACACCGATTTTCAAGACTTTCTTGCCTACCTCGAAAAGATGGGTGAACTTAAACGCATAAAGGAGCCTCTCGATCCCTACCTGCAGATCACCGAGGTAGCCGATCGCGTTATGCGTCAACCCGGTGGCGGGCCTGCGCTTCTCATCGAAAACCCTGTTGGCAGCGATATTCCGGTAGCTATCAACGTTTTCGGCTCGCGAAAACGCATGTCGCTGGCGCTAGGGGCCGCCGACCTGGAGGATATCGCCTGCGAGATCGAAGCCCTCCTAAAAACGGAGGTGCCCAGCGGTAAACTGCAGGCCATGCGAGAGCTGGCCCCCAAATTGGGTGTGCTGGCCAAAATTCCGCCTCGACATGCCAAAGGGCCTGGGCGTTGCCAAGAGGTCGTCACAACGGGCGATCAGGTAGACCTTTTTCGCCTACCTATTCTGCACTGTTGGCCCCAAGATGGCGGGCGCACCATTACCTTACCGCTGGTCTTCACCCACGATCCACAAACAGGCCGCCGCAACGTGGGCATGTATCGTGTACAGGTCTACGACCGTTGCACCACCGGCATGCATTGGCAGATGCATAAAGTGGGCGCGGAGCATGAACGTGCTGCTGCCCTCCAGAAGCGCCCTATCCAGGCAGCCGTAGTGCTTGGCGGAGACCCAGCCCTCACCTACGCGGCCACAGCCCCTCTGCCTCCAGGCCTAGATGAGCTCCTTTTTGCCGGGTTCCTCCGGAAAAAGCCGGTTACCTTGGTGCCCGCAAAAACCGTCGCTCTTGAGGTGCCAGAAGATGCAGAGATCGTGATCGAAGGTTGGATTGACCCTCAAGAGAGGCGTATGGAAGGCCCTTTCGGCGACCACACAGGCTACTACTCTTTGGCCGATCTCTATCCGGTGTTTCATGTCACCGCCATTACCCATCGAAGGAACCCGGTCTATCCATGTACCGTAGTTGGACGCCCACCGAAAGAGGATGCTTGGCTCGGCAAAGCCACAGAGCGTCTTTTCTTGCCCCTGCTGCGCCTAAACCTGCCGGAAATTGTTGATATCAACCTGCCTGTGGAAGGCGTATTTCATAACATAGCCTTCGTGTCCATCCGCAAGCGCTACCCTGGACATGCCTTCAAGGTGATGCATGCCCTCTGGGGGCTAGGACAGGCGATGTTTACGAAGATGATCTTTGTCTTCGATGCCGATGTCAACGTGCAAGACATCAGCGAATGCCTTTGGAGAATTGGCAACAATATAGACCCCGAGCGTGACATGTGTCTCGTGCGTGGGCCGGTGGACGTTCTCGACCATGCCTCTCGCGCTTTAGGGTTCGGCTCGAAAATCGGATTCGACTGCACGCGCAAGGGACCTCAGGAAGGGTTTCATCGCGAATGGCCCGATGTCATCGAGATGAGCCAAGAGATAAAAGCGCAGATAGACGCGCTCTGGCCTAAATTAGGACTTTAA
- a CDS encoding M2 family metallopeptidase, with product MSTEDSFRQFLQQHLVVIEPLSCEAARASWEMQTTGSPEAMERARKLRTELALIYADKETYRYLKELPVEALSDPLLKRQHTLLLHAYLSRQGDEETLKEIVALEVEIADIYNHHRARLRGQEVSDNELEQILIHSRDEALRKEAWEASKQVGAAVADRIRRLVALRNQEAQKLGYPNYYTLRIELQEIDLQWLDALMEELTRLSEPLWNLYRDALDEQLAKRYGVPPEAIRPWHHANRFFQAPEPSGLNLDPYFADKNLEAITARFYADIGLPIEDILARSDLYERAGKCQHAFCTDIDRRGDIRVLCNCRPNARWMNTMLHEFGHAAYDKYISPELPYLLRRPAHTMTTEAMALWAGSRIHQPEWLTTYANVPVQTAETIGQNARIYEAQSLLVFMRWCLVMYHFERALYENPEGDLNTLWWDLVERYQRVRRPEGRDAPDWAAKIHVATASVYYHNYLLGHLIAAQVEKQLEELGCASTFNPALGDYLRERLFAPGALWPWEEWLRRATGEPLNPHYFVQQLQEAIQN from the coding sequence ATGTCGACAGAAGATAGTTTCAGACAGTTCCTTCAACAGCATCTTGTCGTGATAGAACCTCTCTCCTGTGAGGCCGCGAGAGCCTCTTGGGAGATGCAGACGACGGGAAGTCCAGAAGCCATGGAGCGTGCCCGCAAGCTGCGCACAGAGCTGGCGTTGATCTACGCCGATAAAGAGACCTATCGCTATCTCAAAGAGCTACCGGTGGAGGCACTCTCCGACCCGCTTCTGAAACGTCAGCATACGCTACTGCTTCACGCCTATCTCAGTCGGCAAGGCGATGAGGAGACTTTGAAGGAGATCGTGGCTTTAGAGGTCGAGATAGCGGACATTTATAACCACCATCGGGCACGGCTGCGTGGACAAGAGGTGAGCGATAATGAGTTAGAGCAGATCCTGATTCACTCGCGAGATGAGGCGCTTCGCAAAGAGGCCTGGGAAGCCAGTAAACAGGTTGGCGCTGCAGTGGCCGACCGGATTCGCCGGCTAGTGGCTCTCCGCAACCAAGAGGCTCAAAAGCTGGGCTACCCAAACTATTACACGTTGCGCATCGAGTTACAGGAGATCGATTTGCAGTGGCTCGATGCGTTAATGGAGGAGCTAACCCGTCTTTCCGAGCCGCTTTGGAACCTCTACCGCGACGCGCTCGATGAGCAACTGGCAAAGCGTTACGGCGTTCCTCCTGAAGCGATTCGCCCGTGGCATCACGCGAACCGTTTCTTTCAGGCGCCAGAGCCTAGCGGTTTAAACCTAGACCCCTATTTTGCCGACAAGAACTTGGAGGCGATCACAGCGCGCTTTTATGCCGATATCGGGTTGCCAATCGAAGACATCTTGGCACGCTCCGATCTCTATGAACGTGCAGGAAAATGCCAACACGCTTTCTGCACGGATATCGATCGGCGTGGCGATATCCGTGTGTTATGCAATTGCCGGCCTAATGCACGATGGATGAACACCATGTTGCACGAATTCGGCCATGCCGCTTACGATAAATATATCTCTCCGGAGCTGCCCTACCTGTTGCGACGCCCTGCGCACACCATGACCACCGAAGCGATGGCGCTGTGGGCGGGAAGCAGAATCCATCAGCCGGAATGGCTCACGACGTATGCAAATGTGCCGGTGCAGACGGCAGAGACCATAGGCCAAAATGCCCGCATCTATGAGGCTCAGAGCCTGTTGGTGTTTATGCGTTGGTGTTTGGTGATGTATCACTTTGAGCGAGCCCTTTATGAAAACCCAGAGGGCGATCTGAACACGCTTTGGTGGGATTTAGTAGAGCGATATCAGCGCGTGAGGCGGCCGGAGGGACGCGATGCACCAGATTGGGCGGCGAAAATTCATGTCGCTACCGCCTCTGTTTACTATCATAACTACCTTTTAGGGCATCTCATTGCAGCACAGGTGGAGAAGCAACTGGAGGAGCTGGGCTGTGCCTCTACGTTCAATCCGGCGTTAGGAGACTACCTACGAGAGAGACTCTTTGCGCCGGGAGCGCTCTGGCCATGGGAAGAGTGGCTTCGAAGGGCGACAGGTGAACCTCTGAATCCTCACTACTTTGTGCAACAGTTACAGGAGGCTATTCAAAATTGA
- the dgoD gene encoding galactonate dehydratase yields the protein MKITQISTYLTEPRWVFVKVSTDEGIEGWGECLGDKAFVVAEAVRSYEHALIGQDPFRITHHWQSLYRGAFWRGGPILCAAISGLEMALWDILGKALNVPVWQLLGGAVRDRIRMYSRPHGATPEQLAKSAKDVVARGYTAMKFCPFEKVHVLDHYQLVEEAAARVQAVREAVGDSIDILLDFHGRVSPAMAVLMEEAMRPYHPLFIEEPVLPENVDALARVAAQCKTPIATGERLFTRWGFREVLEKGAAAVLQPDPCICGGLWETRQIGSMAEVYYAALAPHNPYGPLNLAASLQVDACTPNFLVQEFVDSIGLGAGVLKQPFIVENGYIAVPQGPGLGVEPDEEWLRMHPLKPKPDPGRWFHEDDGSMADW from the coding sequence TTGAAGATCACGCAGATAAGCACCTATCTCACGGAGCCACGCTGGGTTTTTGTGAAGGTCTCGACGGATGAAGGGATTGAAGGGTGGGGAGAGTGTTTGGGCGATAAGGCCTTTGTGGTGGCTGAGGCCGTCCGTAGTTACGAACATGCGCTGATCGGTCAAGACCCCTTCCGGATCACCCATCATTGGCAGAGCCTCTATCGAGGGGCCTTTTGGCGGGGTGGCCCCATCCTTTGCGCGGCCATTTCGGGTCTTGAAATGGCTTTGTGGGATATTTTGGGGAAGGCGCTGAACGTGCCGGTTTGGCAGCTGCTTGGAGGAGCGGTACGCGACAGGATACGAATGTACAGTCGACCGCATGGCGCAACACCGGAGCAGTTGGCCAAAAGTGCAAAGGATGTGGTAGCGCGCGGATATACCGCCATGAAGTTCTGCCCTTTCGAGAAGGTACATGTGCTAGATCACTATCAGTTAGTGGAAGAGGCGGCGGCGCGCGTTCAGGCGGTGCGCGAGGCCGTAGGAGACAGCATAGATATTTTGCTGGACTTTCATGGAAGGGTAAGTCCAGCCATGGCTGTGCTGATGGAGGAGGCCATGCGTCCGTATCATCCGCTGTTTATTGAGGAGCCTGTTTTGCCGGAAAATGTGGACGCGTTGGCGCGGGTGGCAGCGCAATGCAAGACACCCATCGCGACCGGCGAGCGGCTTTTCACGCGTTGGGGTTTTCGGGAGGTATTGGAGAAAGGGGCTGCTGCCGTGTTGCAGCCAGATCCCTGCATCTGCGGCGGCCTTTGGGAGACACGCCAGATTGGGAGTATGGCGGAGGTCTACTATGCCGCCCTAGCTCCCCATAATCCCTACGGCCCACTTAACCTTGCAGCGAGCCTGCAGGTAGATGCTTGCACTCCTAACTTTCTTGTGCAGGAGTTCGTAGACTCCATTGGGTTAGGTGCGGGGGTGTTGAAGCAGCCTTTTATCGTAGAGAACGGGTACATCGCCGTGCCTCAAGGCCCCGGCTTGGGCGTGGAGCCGGACGAGGAGTGGTTACGGATGCATCCTCTTAAGCCAAAGCCGGACCCAGGCCGATGGTTTCATGAGGATGATGGCTCTATGGCCGACTGGTAG